The Spinacia oleracea cultivar Varoflay chromosome 2, BTI_SOV_V1, whole genome shotgun sequence DNA segment CAAACTCCATTGACTCCAATTTTTGTGGTAGTATTCTTTAAGGGATCGACCTTTAACACTTTTTTGTCAGAATCAATTTGACATAATCCCCTCTTAATCTCTTATTCAAGCCAACCCTCTCTTTACTTTGTCCAACTCGGTAATTCAAGAGTGATGCTGGGTTTTGAGAgttaactttatttttttttgggtactaAAAGATGATTTCCAAACCTAAATCTATAATGGTTTATGGGCACAAATTATTACCAATACAGAATATGTTAGTACCAATCACACAAAATGACTTGTAATTTATAAGGGTATTTCTTAGCAATTTTGTGTTATTGGTACCAACATATTCTGTATTGGTACGCAAAACTATGTATTGATACTTACTGTGTCCATATGAACACAAGTCACTTGAGACCAAAGCTTCCTCACTAAATGCTGCAAATTGGATCTTAGCGtgtgtagtgtgtttgtaggaTGATTATCGTGCACTTGGTTTAAAACGACgagaaaaagaaacaaaacatGTGTCCTATATTAAATCTCGGGCGCAAAAGAACATAACCCTTGAATAAATAAAGAGAGGGTTGGTTTGACATTAAATCCCGCCCGATATTAttctttttgctcatttttttttgtcttgtgccattttgaaaataatttctccattttttcatgtttgatgggtGCGTGATTGAAGATGTGAATTGTTTGGTTGTCTTTTGAATGGATATGATATGGCATAGCTGAGAGGGAAATATTGGAGGTTTGTTCATCTCTCATTCCCCACCACTTTGCTTTAATTAGATAGAAGTACTTATTTTACAAGCTGATTGGTGCGTGATTGAAGATGTGAATTGCTAGGTTGCCTTTTGAATGGATATGAGTCATATGACGTGCCATAGTTGAGAAGAACCTATTGTTGGTTTACACATCTCTCATTCTCCACTACTTTGCTTTATTTATATAGATTGAAAATTTCCATTTTGTTTTTACTGAGGATCCTTCTTTTTGCTTAATTGTCTTGTGCCACGTTGAAGATAATTTCTTCTTTTTTCATGTTTGATTGGTATGTGattgaatttgagaattcttaGTTGGCTTTTGAGTGAATATGACGTGCCATAGTTACCAACATAGAGTTGGCTCAAGTGGTAAGCAGCTTGATGTCGCTTAAgggaggtctcgggttcgagcctcgcCGTATGCAGAAACTCTTGTTGGTAGACTCACCCACCATAAGCAAGGTGTGCGACACGGGTCGGATCCAGATGTAGTCGGAGCTAAGCTCCGGTGAACCGGGTGTGCTATGCGTAAAAAAAATGACGTGCCATAGTTGAGAGGGGAGTATTGGAGGTTTGATCATATCACATCCCCCACCACTTTGCTTTAATTATGTACTTTTTTCAAGCTTGATTGGTGCTTGATTGAAGATTGAATTGCTAAGATGAGAGTATTGGGGTATAGATGAGAGGAGAATAAATTAAAGATTATGTAAGAAGAATTTCAAATTAGTTGTATTTCTTAAAATGAACCTAACTCAAATGCAACCTATCATTGAAAGACGGATAAAAGTATATAATCCATAGAATGGAACACGCTGACAAGACAAGACACTATACAGAACCTCTAATATGTGAAACAAGTAAAACATATgatttgttctcttcaccttattcttattgcttattagaTCGAATcagaaaaagcaaaaaaaaacacGCACATAAAAGACTAGACCataaactagaaaaatcagaccatATCAGGTGAAGTGAACAAGGCCTAAATTTTCACAACAATGATAAGCCTGACAATGAATAACCTTTAATCAATGGAGAATACAGTATATACTTCCTCAATGGTAGATCTATCCTGTAGAACAAAATTTTCAGTGTTTTACATGTTTCTGCTCTTTTAAATCAGTAAAAAAAAGTGGCCTAAAGTTCAATCCTTGGAGAAGCAAATTGGCTCATTAAAATAGCCATATCCATTCCTTGTACCATGGTAGGCACCACAACATTATAAGGGCAATCTTTTGAAAAACCAGCCTTTCCAGATTTATGCGCTTTCTTGATGCATCTCTTGAACTTTTCGTGGCATTTTATGTTTGTCATACCTGAGAAATCCAATTACTGACAGTTAGCAATCTTAAGCAGCACTGATACTCTAAATGAAGCTTAGCAACACTATCTGAAAACTCGAGCAAAGTATCTAAATATCGTCTCTCATCATGCCCTTCATCCCACACACAAGATAGACAGTGGCtattagacctgtcaaacgggtcggtcgggtcgggttgtgaaaaaatattttcaagTTCGGGTTAATTCGGGTCGACCATTTTTgagttcgggtcgacccaatgggttgaaagattttaaaacgcatattatattttcattaatttaggtactccctccgtctcggaatacttgacctgttttccttatcgggccgtcccttaatacttgacctgtttctaaaaatggaaatattctaataatattatattatttctcactccacccctattaacccacctaccccctactccatacaaaaaataattaaaaattcaaaccctactctcccccaaccccacccctttacacatttcccactaactacattaaaataataccccactatcaactactacctattaaattaaataagtcaattcaagtctcttaaactctgtgccggtcaaaccgggtcgagtattccggaacggagggagtaataaatatacaatatatggacacaaattaacaaacatTTCTGCACatgtttatatttagtcaaattcaactataaaatggtgtataattcaaattaaaactaTATTACACCCAACATAGTAACAACGTGTTTACTATGCTTAAAATTCCCTCATAATTTCATTTATTACTACAAATACAATGATTATTAATCGGTCGGGTCAagaacgggttcggtcgggtttcaACCCATTACTTTTTTCGGGTTGCttgggttcggataaaatcgggttacgggtcacaaaatcttgttcaataCCCAATATTTTCGGGTTTGGTTCcggctgattttcaggtcgggtTGATTTTTGACAGGACTAGTGGCTATGTGCTTTATAATTTCTGTTTTTTGATTAGTTCTTGTTGCTTTTGGCCTTTGTTAGGCCTAGTTTGTACCTAAAGCTAAGGTGTTTTAGGGGTCCTTCATAGAAGGTTCATCTTGGCACCTTATGCTTATGTTGTAAATGCTATTCGTGAGGCAATAAATTATTACTTTTTTACCAAAAGAAGaggtgggggggggggttgtTTGTGTGGAGGGGGAAAGTAAAAGAAAGTCAATTTAGGAATACGCACGATGAAGACAGGAAAAAGAACGATActacaaaatataaaatttgaCCACCCCTTTCCTCCaccagaaaagaaaaaaagaaaaaaacacatCTTCCCTGACCaactaaaaaatataaaatttgacCAACTAAAGAAAATAGAATTTAAGGCCTAGAACTAGAAAAGTAGAAATAGTGTTGTGCTAAAGATGCTAGAATTGAATGACTAAATTGACAGGAAGTTGTAAAGATGAAACTATAATAGTCACACTTCTTGTGTTGGACACTTGGAAACTTGCAgactaaaagaaatgcaaaaaTGAAAGGCAAATTAACTTGTTTCATGGGTCTTTAATGCCTCAAAATGATAATTAGTTCCTTATAATCTCTAAATCAACTCAAACCAACTCCAATACCTTCTTACCgttaattacggagtataaacCAATTAGTGCAGATTTCAAGGACAGCAAAATTGATTTACTGTTTTTACTTTTGCATTTCCATACTTCCTAATTGTTCAAAAATCAAGTTCCCACACCCAACTTTCGGGTCTTCATCCCCCCTCCCCCCCTTCTATTTCCATGCAACACTTCTATAGGATTCCTGTCTTTTGTATCTCATATTGCTAAATAATAGTAATACTCAAACAGGTTTCCACCAgcttaaaaatcaacacttctATAGGATTCCTGTCTTTTGTATCTCCTAATTGTTCAAAAATCACAGTGCAAAATAGATGCCACCAGCTCTTGAACACTTAATATACATTTGTTCACCAGCTTAAAGAAATTTGTAATCAAATCACTCAAACCAGGGTTTTGTTAGTCCAAATGCATCATCACGATAAACACTTCCATCGTATTGTTTAGATGCAAAAGTATCCTTGGAGGGAAATGAACTTACCACATTTATCCTCTTTCATCTTTGCTTTTACCCTTCGCTACATGCTGCTAATATGTTTTATTGGATTCTTTGGACGTTTGTTTCTACTTGAAGTAGGCACGTGAATGCATTCACTCTTGTATGAGATGATAAAACTACTAGTTGACGGGAAGAGGGTAATTGATcctatttaatttgatttcattcTACTTGAACAGAATGCACAATAATGAACCAAACTGGTGTGATTGTTTGAACTTCATTTTGTTCTGTCAATAAGCATTGTTCTAACCATATTCACAAATGCAATTCTTTAATCATGCAATCATTTTCAGAGAAAGCAAGAAAAATCATACTGCAGTCTTACAATCACATTTGTATTCACTTATATAGAAAGTGCAACAATCCTTCCCCAAcaagaaaaccaaaaaaaagcaATCAATTTGGCCAATAAAAAAGGCGTTTCAATGACAACTCCGCTCTAACTTTCAGGACTGTTTTTAGTTTATTTACAGTTTATATCGACTGTGCTAAGCTTGTTGGCAACTACGTACATGAATAACACCCCCCTAGTCCTACACCATGTCAACAGATCTAGCAAGAATGCACTGACAACCTATGGTAGGTGGTTATAAATGGCGGTAATGAAGTTGAAATTAAGTGTAACTTTGCAACGGAAGTATCGTATAATATCCATTGTGATGCACCACAGTCCCCCATCTTCGAACTTGTATTTTTCTTCATGAATTTCCATTACTGCGTCTCAAGCGGTGAAAACTTGCATACAAACTCATTCGCATACGACCATTTTTTACCACCAAGCGAATGAATCGTAAATTCTCTAGAGCTAATCATTAACACCTTAAAAAGTTGCACATTACACCAAATCCAACTCCAATATCCTTACTCCACCAAAATGACTTCGATTTTACCTTTGTTTAACCAAATCTTTTAATGTACCTTTTTACTAAAGAAATGGTAGAAGAAAATATcaagggggtgtttggttcgcGAATTTTAGGTATAAGCCTATGACGTATGGGTTTATAATGGTCTAAACCCATACCGTGTTCTAGGTATCAAATATTGCGTTAAAGGGAAAAAACTAGTTCCTGATTCCACCCTCATACCACTCGGTGAACCAAACGTCGCCAAATGGTTTCCACTAATATAAAACTTTTCCAAGCAAGAAATTGAAATTCATCCAACCAAATGGAGCCTAACCACACCAATTTGAGAAACAATAACCtttgaatcaaaataaaaataaaaaatgcatACATTTCCATAATTCCATAATCCCATTCCACCAAAGTAACACAATCAATTTCATCCAAACAAACAAATTTCTACAATGAATGGCAAGAAAAGATCGAAAAAAGAGTTACCATGTTTGTCAACACAATTGTCATGGATTTCGCAACAAGCATCAACATCGTCGCAAGGCTTCTCTCCTGGACATCCACTATACCCTACCCCACAGAATTTCCCATACTTAATTCCAACATCTGTAATTCAAAAACCCCAACAAAAATTAGCCAAAAGAATTGCGATAACAATTTTAGGGAAAACATTTGAACAATTGAATTGGGGAAAACTTAATTCCAACATCTGTAATTCAAAAACCCCAGAAAAAATTAGCCAACAAATTGCGATTTTAGGGCAAACATTTGAACAATTGAATTGGGTATTTGGGTTTGATGCTTGAACAATTGAATTTGGGGTTTGATGCTTACTATCACAATTTAAAGCTATGCATCTTTTGCTGCATTGGATCTGCAAAACAAATCGTATCAAAAACacaaatcaatcaaaatttagGATAATGATAATTAGAGCTGCTAATTATGGATATAAACTAGAGATTAATACAATTGATCGTAATTAAAGGTAATAATTATCGTATGAGATTGTAATGGATGGAATCGGAAATACTGTACCTGTGAATCGGTGGTGGCGGAATCGGCGGCGacgatgaggagagagaaaacgaggAAGAGAGTGAATCGTTGCTTAGAGACGACGTTTTGAGGAAGTCTTTCTTCCCGCATTTTTCACGTCGTcttgatttgtttgttaattgCATGCAACAGCCAATAAAATGGCTCTATTTTCCAAACCAACTCAACTAGTCTAGAAGTAGCCAATCCACAAATTCAACacttttttcaacaacaaaaaaaaaaatacaaattcaacacttttttctctttattttattcgGTTTGTTCATAGACCATATTACAAAAATCAGAACATATCATCTCAGATCAGAACAAAAAAGTActcaaataaaatattcaaatcaaaaactaaaaaaattagaccagatcagatcatgtGAAGAGATCAAGGTGTTATATCGTAGGAGTCGACGGTTTGGTTCCAACTTTCAATTCATCGTCCTCTGTGTTTATTAGGATGTGAATTGTGGGAAATGTTGCGAAAGAAATAGAATGTGATGTATCAAAAGAGTAAAAGAGTGAGCAACAAGAGAGTAAAAGAGTGGATATATACTCTCCCATAATCTTCCTCTTACTCTATTCGGTTCTTTTTTCTGTACttaatgtaatcccccgtaattttatacattttattgatatattttaacgtatagttaattatatttaaatagaatttacgaattttagaaataaattatttaagtaacgaatatttatatttatacgttttaaatatttcaacggtttatgaaattaaaataattttagaattttacgttgaaaataatttgaattacgaaaacacgttcgaaattggaaaaaaacaatcctaaccattttggattTAAGCAACCTCAAttctaattctagcccaattgggtgaagcccaaatAACAAAAACCCAAAATTCTTTACTCCCTCCTCTTCCTATTTCACGTgaaaggcaaaaaaaaaaaaaaaaaaaaaaaccaacccACAACCCTTTCCTTCTCCTTCACTGTACGTGACCCTCAACCCTCAACCTCCTTGTTGCTGCCGCCACGCCGCCGGACCAGCCACCGACGACCTCCGTCGTCCTTCTCCACCTTGCCGCCggtaacttcttcttcttcttcctttctcttttgtCCCTCTTCTCTTTTCGTCTTGCCCTAACCGTTTATCCTCCCTTTGTTTCGGTTTCGCACGAGCCAACACCACCACCGTTCGTCGCCGTCGCACCGCCATCCACGCAGCGACGGCCAGCCACGCAACCGGTAACTCCTCCCTTcttctcctctttttctttctctGTTATCTTCGTTCTCCCCTTCGTTTTTCCCCCTCCTTACTCGTGTGTGTTTGCAGTCAGCCACCACCGCGAACATCCACCTTGCTCGCAGCCGCCCTTGCGACCACCTGCCGCCGTGACTCAGTCCGTCGGCCGCTCAAACCCACCtctttcttggttatttcttgaactctaagaaattgaattatgtattttaatttaaatgttattaatttaagttataatttaattaaattgaatttatgattttatgatttaattagaatttcagaATTTATATgatgtttaaataatatatttaattttcagattatataattacattgaaatattgattttgattatgtaaagtatgaattttaaggttttaatggaaTTGAATCATGGTGGGATGATTGtgcattattaaaattattgttgggatgttctaagcatgttactttggtcttggtgaagtttttaaacgagtttatattgctgaaaattaaagtatgatgtttgcaaagaattttcaacgaatttcaatcactaattcaataattgttgtgctaggaaatcaaatattcaagttttaatattggggaaggttctaaatgtgtttaggatgtatttagaatgctttattatagtcgtgaatgattaggaattgattgggattatttgttggttgttttaggcggagaattatctttaggcgacttttgaaagtgttaaagtggcctattagtttgtttatacaaggtacgtacatacctgtgtgctgggaatgtgtgctaattgttgaaaccatgttgaacttgttgttgaacttggctatgttgatattattgttgaacttggtgatgttgatattatcgaCGAACTTTGTGCTAGTTGAAACGTTGTTTGATTTGGGAGTAACTCATTCTTTTGTTTTGTCATCTGTTATTAAGAGTCtaaagttagtagattttgaatgattgatttacctgttattatgcctactggtgtaaccataaggtgtataagattatttaagaacttgcctttgaagataaaaaaaaattgcgttTTCCCTTCTGATTTGATAAAAGTTTAATCTGAGGGACCTGGATTTAATTCTGGGGATGGACtagctaagtttgtacaaggctaaggtagactgtgaaattcagaaagtaagtttaaggaaccctattgaAAGGTTGAGCTCAtgtagatgttttgagaagtccaagaaccttagttatttctgtaatgcaagtgaggaaattgatgaatagagagtgtgaacgatttttctgtagtgtgttagaggtgagtaaagaggTTGGAGTTCAAATcgaggatgttgccattgtgagtggattcattgatgtgtttccgagtgaaattgcaagtatgttaccagctagagcatttgagttcactgaagagttaaatcctgaaacgacacTTATAAATGATCTAATTAGGACACAATTacaagagttgtttcgttaaggagTATGTCAGGCCTAGTGCGTCACCGTGaggagctcctgtgttgtttattaaggagaaagataagagtatgggaTTATGCATCGAATTTAGggaactaaacaccatcaagaacaagtaccctttgcctaggatagatgacatgttggattaattgaattgggcgagtgtgttctcgaaaactgatttgtgtttgaagtaccaccacttgagaatagctgataagggcctaagacctcattaggattcaTATTGTCATTGTGGGTTTAGAAtaacgtcttttgggttaaccaatgcacccgcaTTAATTATGGAgttgatgaatgagattttctacgaatttCGAATTAAGtttgttattatgttattgatgatatcctgatttattcaaggaatgagaaagagcatgacaatcacttgaggattatttggagacgcttagaaagaatctagttttattaaataaagtatacaaatcttgaagttatgtgtgtataagtgacaccgacggaaaagtgaaggattgaattgattgaaaactacgttacgtaagggaataaatttaagagaagattggAGTGGTCTAGGATCGTTTGAAATCaattgttgtcttgaaaagaggaatgtatgaattggtgaaagtgcCAAGAGGTAAGCCCAAgagttatacatccatgaaaggcgtAATGAGGTTCACTAGAAAGGGAAAGCTGAGTAtaaggagtttctgtagatcctactaagaatcaagctgtgagtgagtgacctactccaaaggaacgtgtctgatatctgaagtttcctatgaaggaaataatgcccttggtccaagtatgcattctatgttaagtctaataaatgcggttcagtattaattaacaagttaataattcagtgagatcaagtgagctgaatgcctagctagaggccgcttcagttcaagtggaattaatgatattaatccacagcttactcttgactgaacccgtagggtcacacaaatagtacgtaaacggatcaagtatttaatggcattaaatactccatctatgaatattcggaaccgacggatcttggtttcagtgggagctaagatcgtcacaggcaagaaatgaatactccggaaacgatgatattgccggaaacggaaatatggatcgtatcggaaatatgaatattatccaagtcgtagatgttgccggaaacggaaacatggtacgtatcggaaaatattattggaaatggaaatattaccagaatcggaaatattgccggaaacggaaatattgtcagaatcggaaatattgccggaatcggaaaataattccgaaaacggaaatattaaatatttgttcgaaacggaaattaattccggaatcggaaatattaaatattgttcgtatcggaaatagattccggaaatggaaatttaatcggaagcgtatcgtacgaattagcatcggacgaggcttgccggacgaaggcccagcacgaagccggggccatcgcccagcaagcatgcgcgccacaagcccagccaaggcagcgcccaggcctaccgcaaggcaggcccagcgcgcgccaagggccacggctgagTGGGCCGtgatgcgcgggctgctgctcgcacgcgcatgggcagcccttgtggctgccgtgtgtgtgtgagtttgtgctcatgcgtgattc contains these protein-coding regions:
- the LOC110778358 gene encoding probable phospholipase A2 homolog 1, producing MREERLPQNVVSKQRFTLFLVFSLLIVAADSATTDSQIQCSKRCIALNCDNVGIKYGKFCGVGYSGCPGEKPCDDVDACCEIHDNCVDKHGMTNIKCHEKFKRCIKKAHKSGKAGFSKDCPYNVVVPTMVQGMDMAILMSQFASPRIEL